ATTTTGACGGCTATGGGCGTCGTTGGGGAGCGAGTGGTCCCCTGTCAGAACGATTAAGGTCTGGTTTGCACGTGGGCTAATGGCGATTTCGTTCATGATGATGCCAAGAGCGCTATCCATATAGGCTTCGGCACGGATGTAGGCGGAATCGGGATTGCTTGGCTTTGGGCCCATGTCTTCGGGAAGGTCGAAGGATACGTGCATGCTTCGGCTGAGCCAGTGGTAGAACACGGGCTTGTCCTTTGGGCGTTCACGATATCTTTCAACAAAACGGTTGGCGAGGGCGACGTCGTTTTCGTTATCGGGATTGTATTCGTTATAGTCAAACCATTTTTTGAACCAAATGTGACTGTTGTCGAATTTGGGGTCTGATCCGATGAGAACTTCTGTGTAGTATCCTGCGTCAGAAAGAATCTCGGAAATGGAACGCATTCGCAGATTTGGATAGCTGTTTAAGAGGATCCCCTGCGGAAAACTGTAAACACCTTCCATGATCCCGAGCATCCCTTCAATGGACGGGAACCCGACGCTGTGGGCATTGGGGAAGTAGAGGCCGCCTTGGGCTAGCTTGCAAAGATTGGGGAATCGATTGCAGTTGGCTTTAACGCGCATGTCGCTTGTCCAGCCACGCAAACTTTCTATGGTCAGCAAAATGATGTCGGGGCGCTGATCTAGGGAGCGTTGCTTGAATGCATTTAGCGAGTCCGTCTCGTTTTCGACTTCTTTCCAGAAGGGGTATTCTTTAGAAGGAATGCCGCCTAAAGATTGAATGCCTTCGTCGTAATTGTCGCTCTTTTTGCCCATTTCGAAGTTGCTAAGAACATTATCGAGCAATGTGTAGAATACGGGGCGAATCTTGTCCCAACGGCGGGCCGATGGGTTAAACCACGTGTGACTTGTCGAGCCGACAATGGCAAGTGCCAAAAGAACGATGATGTAGATGCGATTTTTTTTAGCGGTGGGAACAAAAATCTTATGGGAAGAAAACTTGAATGAAAGCAGGCATATGCCAACGATTGTAGCAATAGCGATACC
The DNA window shown above is from Fibrobacter sp. UWB16 and carries:
- a CDS encoding LTA synthase family protein produces the protein MIKNGKNRFFDCISPLYWFVFALILILGRFALLCSLYMLDTPFGGPLVSNFNRFIWYALYAEIGLTTSIAFVFAIISLIARGKGTKIIKIVSIAIASIYIILSGTNDEIMRWLNQQLTISYIQTYIFAATDLGLSKSIFLGDAFHFLLTAGIAIATIVGICLLSFKFSSHKIFVPTAKKNRIYIIVLLALAIVGSTSHTWFNPSARRWDKIRPVFYTLLDNVLSNFEMGKKSDNYDEGIQSLGGIPSKEYPFWKEVENETDSLNAFKQRSLDQRPDIILLTIESLRGWTSDMRVKANCNRFPNLCKLAQGGLYFPNAHSVGFPSIEGMLGIMEGVYSFPQGILLNSYPNLRMRSISEILSDAGYYTEVLIGSDPKFDNSHIWFKKWFDYNEYNPDNENDVALANRFVERYRERPKDKPVFYHWLSRSMHVSFDLPEDMGPKPSNPDSAYIRAEAYMDSALGIIMNEIAISPRANQTLIVLTGDHSLPNDAHSRQNEKLGKVTDGNTWISLMFNGPGIAPSINRNPVSQVDIAPSILGYLHLNISNHFMGFNLLQQDSSLSNRSTPVFAFRFGDMSMREDSTTYFFPQFSKSTSIIAYRALLEPSWDTNKPVSGYTSGKAIDLSTDERQKIVKQMQAAAKAWEYTVHTNHLMPDNKN